The nucleotide window AATGGCAATTGGAAGACTATAGTGGTAGGAGCGCTAGGTGCAGGTGGTAAAGGTATTTACGCCCTTGATTTAACAGAATTTAATGATCCAACTAATGCTAACCCTAAGCCTCAGATCTTGTTTGAGTACACGAACGCGAGTATGGGCTATGTCATGGGGCAGTTGTATATATTGCCAACTAAGGAAGGGCGCTGGGCGGCTATATTTGGTAATGGCGACTTCACGGGCACTACTTCTAAATTGTTTATGGTTGATATTGAAAACCCAACCTCTAACACCAGGATTATAGATACCGCTGGTGGTACGGGATTATCCACTCCTGCAGTACTATTAAATTCCCTGGGTCAATTTGACAGTGCGTATGCTGGAGACGTTGATGGCAATATGTGGCGCTTCTATTACAATGGCACATCAATCACCAGCTATAAAGTGTTCACAACATTAAGCGGTCAACCTATTACAGCTGCACCAACGATTGGATACAACGATCTTTTAACCAAATACATGGTTTATTTCGGTACTGGTCGTTATTACAAAATTGGCGACAACTTAGTCGGTGCGCAGCAACAAAGTTTCTATGCGGTTCCAGACAACGGGCCGGGTGGAACACCCGAGACACGTAGTACTTTGTTGCCTAAAACAATGACGACTAGTTATACGACTGGAGCAGAAAGCAGAACTGTTTCAAAAGTAAATCCTGACTGGTCAACAAAACGAGGTTGGTATATAGATTTAGATCATAGTGGTTCGATTAATGAGCGTGTGATTTCTAAGGCGTTACTCTTGCAGGATAAGTTGCTTATAACGACTCTTATGCCCACTACAATCCCTTGTGATGTAGGTGGTAAGAGCTGGTTTATGGAGGTTGCTGCAGTGGGTGACAAACCGCCAGAGTGTGTGTTGTGTGGACCAAATGAATTTGAGGATCAAATTTTCCTTGGGGCCACTAACGTGTCTATCTTACCTCCAGGTTCGGGTAGCTCAGCTAGCTCGACTAGTGCGGCAAGCTCAACAAGCTCCACTGCTTCATCAGCAGCGAGCAGTATTGAACCGACTTGCGGTAAAAAAACTAATTTGGCCCTGATAAAGTCCGGTACGAGCGGCGGCTCTTTAACAGTGAATAGCGGTCAGTTGGATGCCTGTGGTACCGGTAGGCAATCGTGGCGGCAATTGCGCTAACTCAATAGGTGATTAAATGATTAAGATGAAGACACCACGAGGATTCACTCTGGTTGAATTGATGGCTGTGATTGCAATTGTGGCGGTTCTTGGGGCTGTGGCTTACCCCTCATACTTGCAATCTGTACGCAAATCCAATCGCGCAGAAGCTAAAAGTGAATTATCAGACGCTATACAGCGCTTTCAGCGATGTTACACGGTGTTTGGAACTTTTAAGCCTGCTTCAGGTTGTCCGATTTACGAAGATTTAAAAAATGGAGGGGCTTATGTCAGCCATGGAAAAGGTTTTTATCAAATTAAGTTGGACACCGTTACTGCTATCTCGGATACAACAGTTAAATTAGTTGCTACTGCAATAAAAGCTCCGCAAACTTCGGATACCGCAAGTTGTAGAACTTTAACGCTTAATCAGGTTGGTTTAAAAACACCTACTGATTGTTGGTAAAAAAATCCCGCTTCGGCGGGATTTTTTATTTATTCATCATCCAATCCAAGTTTTTGCAATCGATAACGCAAAGATCTAAAAGTGATCCCTAATTTTTTTGCGGCAAGGGTTTTATTCCAGCGTACTTTCTCAAGTGCGTCACACAAAATCTCTTTTTCAACATCTAACAAATAATCGTCCAGTGACGGATACTCCGCACAGCGCGAGGGGTAGTCTATGCGGCTATTTTTATCCTGTGGTATTGGAGTGGGGCGAGTGCTTTCATTTTCTGGTTTTGAAAATATCTGATGTGAATCGCCGTTAGCTTGGAGTTGCAAATCGTCTGCATCAATTACATCGTTTTCACAAAGCGTAAAGGCGCGTTCCAGGATGTTTTCAAGTTCGCGAACATTTCCGGGAAATGCGTACTCATTTAGTGTTTGCAGTGCAGCGGCTGAGAGTTTAGGTGCTGGCAGCTGCATTTCATGAGCAATTTTCTCCAATAAATGTTTTGCTAATAATGGAATATCCTCTCGACGTTGGCGTAAAGGTGCAACGCTGAGTTGGATTACATTTAAGCGGTAAAACAAATCTTGTCGAAAACGACCTTCCTTGACTTCTGTTTCCAGTGACTTATGGGTTGCACACAGAATGCGAACGTCGGTTACTAATTCCTCTGCAGCACCTACTGGGCGAACAGATTTTTCCTGAATTGCGCGTAGTAGCTTTACTTGCATATCGAGTGGCAAGTCGGCAACTTCGTCAAAAAATA belongs to Cellvibrio zantedeschiae and includes:
- a CDS encoding type IV pilin protein, which gives rise to MIKMKTPRGFTLVELMAVIAIVAVLGAVAYPSYLQSVRKSNRAEAKSELSDAIQRFQRCYTVFGTFKPASGCPIYEDLKNGGAYVSHGKGFYQIKLDTVTAISDTTVKLVATAIKAPQTSDTASCRTLTLNQVGLKTPTDCW
- a CDS encoding sigma-54-dependent transcriptional regulator, producing MSNKRVLIIDDEPDIRELVEITLGRMHLDTDSAENITRAKQLLLQQTYDLCLTDMHLPDGKGLDLVEFIQQNFPRLPVAVITAHGSIDTAIESMKAGAFDFISKPVDLNVLRKLVNTAIQSSQLPTAKLPSESFIIGQSKAIQDLTRSIQKLARSQAPIYISGESGSGKELVARSIHELGPRAAKPFIAVNCGAIPRELMESEFFGHKKGSFTGAHQDKLGLFQAAEGGTLFFDEVADLPLDMQVKLLRAIQEKSVRPVGAAEELVTDVRILCATHKSLETEVKEGRFRQDLFYRLNVIQLSVAPLRQRREDIPLLAKHLLEKIAHEMQLPAPKLSAAALQTLNEYAFPGNVRELENILERAFTLCENDVIDADDLQLQANGDSHQIFSKPENESTRPTPIPQDKNSRIDYPSRCAEYPSLDDYLLDVEKEILCDALEKVRWNKTLAAKKLGITFRSLRYRLQKLGLDDE